One genomic segment of Hordeum vulgare subsp. vulgare chromosome 2H, MorexV3_pseudomolecules_assembly, whole genome shotgun sequence includes these proteins:
- the LOC123428118 gene encoding uncharacterized protein LOC123428118 — translation MGLPIPTMDMESPLLNLNVTRDEDRISALPDELLLLILERLDLRDAVRAGAVSTRWRRLPHQLSLLALGIRSFRRATLAETMDAFVGAFLSVCPSADSNRESPRSCAIKALRLCFYPSAPHLSSIGRAVEDVVSCGNINSLEFRISLLPAEYAVRQLVEFGQTFMSFSRAYKVAFRCLTRLFLKGLAFGDSDVTDLISACDKLKCLTLRSCRLAHQHSTLRIDTPCSGLQELEFIHFVCARIELIHVPKLSKVHYHWCLDNPPVCFGYVPELCEVSLIRQAKVLQAPFMLSECLSRSATNLSKLHLNFGHQMIWIQPEHPKGLTAMFKNLTDVVLSNIFPECDLSWTLFILEAAPALQKFTLSRSRHACAIGYEDNAEKPNVVWEPSKDLKHLNLKLLWMYGFEEEDKVTNYIRLVMERAVGLRRIELRGENSCKECDVIDPRRSQVDEDRRCRIKERLTDGSPSSLEIIMC, via the exons ATGGGCCTCCCAATCCCAACAATGGACATGGAGTCGCCGCTGCTCAATCTCAACGTCACCCGAGATGAAGACAGGATCAGCGCGCTCCCCGACGAACTCCTCCTCCTAATCCTCGAGCGCCTTGACTTGCGTGACGCGGTTCGCGCCGGCGCGGTCTCCACgcggtggcggcgcctccctcACCAGCTCTCGCTCTTGGCACTCGGCATCCGCAGCTTCCGCCGCGCCACGCTGGCCGAGACCATGGACGCGTTCGTGGGCGCTTTCCTCTCCGTATGCCCTTCGGCCGATAGCAACCGCGAAAGCCCGCGCAGCTGTGCCATCAAGGCCCTCCGCCTCTGCTTCTACCCTTCGGCCCCTCATCTGAGCTCCATCGGCCGCGCCGTTGAGGACGTTGTCAGCTGTGGCAACATCAATTCCCTCGAATTTCGGATATCCCTGCTGCCCGCGGAGTACGCTGTCCGTCAGCTCGTCGAGTTTGGGCAGACATTCATGTCCTTCTCCCGCGCCTACAAGGTCGCTTTCCGGTGTCTCACAAGGCTATTCCTCAAGGGCCTTGCCTTCGGGGACTCTGATGTCACCGACCTCATTAGCGCTTGCGATAAGCTCAAGTGCCTTACCCTGAGATCCTGCAGACTAGCTCATCAGCACTCCACACTCAGAATTGATACACCCTGTTCTGGACTCCAGGAGCTCGAGTTCATCCACTTTGTGTGCGCGCGGATTGAGCTCATCCATGTCCCCAAGCTCAGTAAAGTGCACTACCACTGGTGCTTAGACAACCCTCCAGTTTGCTTCGGCTATGTTCCAGAGCTTTGTGAAGTCAGCCTCATTCGTCAGGCCAAGGTGTTGCAGGCTCCATTCATGCTGAGCGAGTGCTTGTCAAGGAGTGCAACGAACCTGTCAAAATTGCATCTTAATTTTGGCCACCAAATG ATTTGGATTCAGCCCGAACATCCAAAGGGGCTTACTGCTATGTTCAAAAACCTGACGGATGTGGTGCTTTCCAATATCTTCCCTGAATGTGATCTGAGCTGGACCCTATTTATCCTTGAAGCCGCACCTGCCCTACAGAAGTTTACA TTATCTCGAAGTCGGCATGCATGTGCCATAGGGTATGAGGATAATGCCGAGAAGCCCAACGTGGTGTGGGAACCATCCAAGGATTTGAAGCACCTGAATTTGAAGTTGCTCTGGATGTACGGTTTCGAGGAGGAAGACAAAGTGACAAACTACATAAGGCTAGTCATGGAGCGAGCTGTGGGGTTGAGGAGAATCGAGCTGCGTGGTGAAAACTCATGCAAGGAATGCGATGTCATTGACCCGAGGAGATCCCAGGTGGATGAAGATCGGAGGTGTCGGATCAAGGAGCGACTCACAGATGGATCCCCTTCATCCTTGGAGATAATAATGTGCTGA
- the LOC123431023 gene encoding endo-1,4-beta-xylanase 5-like, with protein MGRLLFIFLLFISLFEGWMVQSVPYDHTASIECLSSPMRSLYKGGILQNSEFDSGLMGWLVPPGVKAGVNSSQSGNKFADAKNKGQPSHSVYQKIQMQTNHHYSLSAWLQVSSGTAVVKAIFLAPNGAYIGGGAVVAKSGCWSMLKGGMTAYSSGPAEFFFEADGRVDILVDSVSLQPFTFAEWRNHTSQSADKVRKSAVKVVARGADGVPLANAELSVKLLRPGFPLGNAMTKEILDIPAYEKWFTSRFTVASFENEMKWYSTEWKRNREDYSVPDAMLALAQRHGIKVRGHNVFWDTNNTQMAWVNPLSADELKAAMQKRLSSLVTRYAGKVIAWDVVNENLHGQFYESRLGPNVSAELYQQVAKIDTNATLFMNEYDTLEWALDVTAMASKYAAKMEQIRSYPGNDGIKLAVGLESHFETPNIPYMRATLDMLAQLKVPIWLTEVDVSPKTRPYQVEYLEDVLREGYGHPNVEGMVLWAAWHKHGCWVMCLTDNNFTNLPTGNVVDKLIDEWKTHPVAATTDAHGVAELDLVHGEYRFTVTHPSLESPMAHTLTVDASSSALEHAIDIKV; from the exons ATGGGGAGATTATTATTCATCTTTCTGTTATTCATTTCCCTGTTTGAAG GGTGGATGGTCCAGTCGGTTCCCTACGATCATACGGCGAGCATCGAG TGCTTGAGCAGCCCGATGAGATCTCTGTACAAAGGCGGCATTTTGCAGAACAGCGAGTTCGACAGCGGCCTGATGGGGTGGCTGGTGCCGCCGGGCGTGAAGGCCGGCGTCAACAGCTCGCAGTCCGGCAACAAGTTCGCCGACGCCAAGAACAAGGGCCAGCCGTCGCACAGCGTCTACCAAAAGATCCAGATGCAGACCAACCACCACTACTCCCTCTCAG CATGGTTGCAGGTTTCGTCCGGCACGGCGGTGGTGAAGGCGATCTTCCTGGCCCCCAACGGCGCGTACATTGGCGGCGGCGCCGTCGTCGCCAAGTCCGGCTGCTGGAGCATGCTCAAGGGCGGCATGACCGCTTATTCATCTGGGCCAGCCGAGTTCTTCTTCGAG GCCGATGGTAGGGTGGACATCTTGGTGGACAGCGTGTCCCTGCAGCCCTTCACCTTCGCCGAGTGGAGGAACCACACCAGCCAGTCGGCCGACAAGGTCCGCAAGAGCGCCGTCAAGGTGGTGGCCCGGGGCGCCGACGGCGTCCCGCTGGCGAACGCCGAGCTGAGCGTGAAGCTCCTCCGGCCCGGGTTCCCGCTGGGCAACGCCATGACCAAGGAGATCCTGGACATCCCGGCGTACGAGAAGTGGTTCACGTCGCGGTTCACCGTGGCCAGCTTCGAGAACGAGATGAAGTGGTACAGCACCGAGTGGAAGCGGAACCGCGAGGACTACAGCGTGCCGGACGCCATGCTGGCCCTCGCCCAGCGGCACGGCATCAAGGTCCGCGGCCACAACGTGTTCTGGGACACCAACAACACGCAGATGGCGTGGGTGAACCCGCTGAGCGCCGACGAGCTCAAGGCCGCCATGCAGAAGCGGCTCAGCTCCCTCGTGACGCGCTACGCCGGCAAGGTGATCGCCTGGGACGTTGTCAACGAGAACCTCCACGGGCAGTTCTACGAGTCCCGGCTCGGTCCCAACGTGTCGGCGGAGCTGTACCAGCAGGTGGCCAAGATCGACACGAACGCCACGCTCTTCATGAACGAGTACGACACGCTGGAGTGGGCCTTGGACGTGACCGCCATGGCCAGCAAGTACGCCGCCAAGATGGAGCAGATACGCTCCTACCCCGGCAACGACGGCATCAAGCTCGCCGTCGGCCTCGAGAGCCACTTCGAGACGCCCAACATCCCATACATGAGGGCGACGCTGGACATGCTCGCGCAGCTCAAGGTCCCCATCTGGCTCACCGAGGTGGACGTCTCCCCGAAGACGAGGCCATACCAGGTGGAGTACCTGGAGGACGTGCTGAGGGAAGGCTACGGCCACCCCAACGTGGAGGGCATGGTGCTCTGGGCGGCATGGCACAAGCACGGATGCTGGGTCATGTGCCTCACGGACAACAACTTCACGAATCTCCCCACCGGCAACGTCGTCGACAAGCTCATCGACGAGTGGAAGACGCACCCCGTGGCCGCCACCACGGACGCCCACGGCGTGGCCGAGCTGGACCTCGTGCACGGCGAGTACAGGTTCACGGTGACTCACCCGTCGCTGGAGTCGCCCATGGCGCACACTTTGACGGTGGACGCGTCATCGTCTGCGTTGGAGCATGCCATAGACATCAAGGTGTAG